One Deinococcus sp. Leaf326 DNA segment encodes these proteins:
- a CDS encoding SH3 domain-containing protein, whose translation MKKLLACLALTLAPAFALQVTTTENLNLRSGAAKTAPVLSQVPKGTQLEIGACSQFCPVVYQGRRGYVARAYLKATPTPTLPQVTIPARPANPGT comes from the coding sequence ATGAAGAAACTGCTCGCGTGCCTGGCCCTGACCCTTGCCCCTGCCTTCGCCCTGCAGGTCACCACCACGGAGAACCTCAACCTCCGCAGTGGGGCCGCCAAGACCGCCCCAGTCCTGAGCCAGGTGCCCAAGGGGACGCAGTTGGAGATCGGTGCGTGCAGCCAGTTCTGCCCGGTGGTCTACCAGGGGCGGCGGGGTTACGTCGCGCGGGCCTACCTGAAGGCGACCCCTACGCCCACCCTTCCTCAGGTGACCATCCCTGCACGTCCGGCCAACCCGGGCACATAA
- a CDS encoding DUF1540 domain-containing protein has product MNDTTTVSRCDATTCRFNSDMKCTAGQIEVSMSAQQAQCLTFSPADDAQGERPAAQQ; this is encoded by the coding sequence ATGAACGACACGACCACTGTCTCCCGCTGCGACGCCACCACCTGCCGCTTCAATAGCGATATGAAGTGCACGGCTGGCCAGATCGAAGTGAGCATGAGCGCTCAGCAGGCCCAGTGCCTGACCTTCAGCCCGGCAGACGATGCCCAGGGCGAGCGCCCCGCAGCCCAGCAGTAA
- a CDS encoding recombinase family protein yields the protein MRAATYRRVSTEEQVSNHSLGNQSDKLADFAEQQGYTVVREYVDPGHSGTTRKRPGLEQLLQDAQAGLFDTVLIYRLDRLARRTHLAYTLLQELMEAGVGVRSYSEPQIDSTTPMGKVSLGVTAIFAELERDTFMQRSRDGRRKAVTEGIHGGGPVPYGYVLQNHRLAVHEPDAAVIRMIFSWYTEHHWSTVRITRELAALNILSRYRATNRRLNGKITDAHWKSGSIRLILKNRIYIGEHQYGRRNSKGRNPSENVLTVQVPAIVDRDMWEGAQQKMLINSRTAQRNAKRAYMLRGLIRCDSCGRSYAGHTGRREGLFRYRCGGRSHRIDLESPICTSPTLDGVHLEAQLWQRITEILSAPDEALAQQPMTIVPAELPMVEKALADIQVSQERLTDLYLDAHGSMSKQSYLTRLAAFEEQRAGLQARLLVLRDTEAHQQEQKRLERRIHDLSAQYWDQLAQPDDELRQVLANQLIEHVTVQADGSIDVKWVV from the coding sequence CTGCGCGCCGCTACGTACCGCCGAGTCTCGACCGAGGAGCAGGTCAGCAATCACAGCCTGGGCAACCAGTCCGACAAGCTGGCGGACTTTGCGGAGCAGCAGGGGTACACGGTCGTTCGGGAGTACGTTGACCCTGGGCATAGCGGCACGACGCGCAAGCGCCCGGGTCTGGAGCAACTCCTGCAGGATGCCCAGGCCGGCCTCTTCGACACGGTGCTGATCTACCGCCTCGACCGCCTCGCGCGCCGCACTCACCTGGCCTATACCCTTCTGCAGGAGCTGATGGAGGCCGGCGTCGGCGTACGCTCCTACAGTGAGCCGCAGATCGACAGCACCACCCCAATGGGGAAGGTCAGTCTGGGCGTCACCGCCATCTTCGCTGAGTTGGAGCGTGACACCTTCATGCAGCGCTCGAGAGATGGCCGCCGCAAGGCTGTCACCGAGGGCATTCATGGTGGAGGCCCCGTGCCTTACGGCTATGTGCTCCAGAACCACCGCCTGGCGGTGCACGAACCAGATGCCGCAGTCATCCGTATGATCTTCAGCTGGTACACCGAGCACCACTGGTCGACTGTCCGCATCACCCGGGAGCTGGCGGCGCTCAACATCCTCTCGCGTTACCGGGCGACGAATCGGCGTCTCAATGGCAAGATCACGGATGCCCACTGGAAATCCGGTTCCATCAGGTTGATTCTAAAGAACCGGATCTACATCGGAGAACACCAGTACGGCCGCCGGAACAGCAAGGGCCGAAATCCGTCGGAGAACGTGCTGACAGTGCAGGTTCCGGCAATTGTGGACCGGGACATGTGGGAAGGGGCGCAGCAGAAGATGCTGATCAATTCGCGTACGGCTCAGCGCAATGCCAAGCGGGCGTACATGCTCAGGGGGCTGATCCGGTGCGACTCCTGTGGGCGGTCCTACGCTGGGCACACCGGGCGGAGGGAGGGGCTGTTCAGGTACCGGTGTGGGGGACGTTCACATCGGATTGATCTTGAGTCACCGATCTGCACCTCGCCCACCCTCGACGGCGTTCACCTTGAGGCGCAGCTCTGGCAGCGGATTACGGAGATCCTGAGCGCGCCGGATGAAGCGTTGGCGCAGCAGCCGATGACTATCGTTCCTGCGGAGTTGCCGATGGTCGAGAAGGCCCTGGCGGACATCCAGGTGAGTCAGGAACGATTGACGGACTTGTATCTGGATGCGCACGGCTCAATGAGCAAGCAGAGTTACCTGACCCGTCTGGCGGCGTTTGAGGAGCAGCGTGCTGGGTTACAGGCGCGCCTGCTGGTACTCCGTGATACGGAGGCGCACCAGCAGGAGCAGAAGCGGCTTGAGCGCCGTATTCATGACTTGTCAGCCCAGTACTGGGATCAGCTGGCGCAGCCAGACGATGAGCTTCGGCAGGTGCTGGCGAATCAGTTGATCGAGCACGTCACCGTGCAGGCGGATGGCAGCATAGACGTGAAGTGGGTTGTGTAA
- a CDS encoding Ig-like domain-containing protein, with the protein MTRLPLSLLLLSLLLAACGQPAASSPGAATPTVSTQGAPLYAINFEHIGQPGVAPASSITQITPALRAQGFTDVSDNGLTFAPLAVDTFLLNGTRHIRSVYRVTNTGTQPLTRLTFVPVNTDEDTDPTTTTSQTPPPIPGSSYFTRLTTYGGTDASSRASDLTPVAGKLLSIASGTVSAIPDPNATPYSALDTSALTPTVPVGQVIAGRAPGGWQLPAPLGAGQSALVTFAADLNNSTPVSDPFDFSVIVAVGRFTCSVDSVTVTPNAPTLAVAGTTTFKATVTTTPAECATTVRFASSDPSVATIDPATGVATGVKVGTTQITASVDLGSGAAVVTSAATALTVNNPDFSLALDPGSTSSYTIPYNTSRTITLPLTLSPSGGYSGIPTFTVTAEPAFPFHTVSGLTVVPTGAPNAYLVQITAKCTLNGNCTNQLTVNVRGQDGAIIRTSNAVRLRLN; encoded by the coding sequence ATGACGCGCCTTCCCCTTAGCCTCCTCCTGCTGTCCCTGCTGCTCGCAGCCTGCGGTCAGCCAGCCGCCTCCAGCCCAGGAGCCGCCACGCCCACTGTTTCCACCCAAGGTGCCCCGCTCTACGCCATCAACTTCGAGCACATCGGGCAGCCTGGCGTGGCCCCCGCCTCCAGCATCACCCAGATCACGCCCGCCCTCAGGGCCCAGGGCTTTACGGATGTCAGCGACAATGGCTTGACCTTCGCCCCCCTCGCCGTGGACACCTTCCTCCTGAACGGCACGCGGCACATCCGTTCGGTCTACCGCGTGACCAACACCGGCACCCAGCCGCTCACCCGCCTGACTTTCGTGCCTGTGAATACCGACGAGGACACCGACCCCACGACCACGACCAGCCAGACCCCCCCACCGATACCGGGCAGTAGCTACTTCACCCGGCTCACGACCTACGGGGGCACCGATGCGTCCAGCCGGGCGTCTGACCTCACGCCTGTGGCTGGCAAGCTACTGAGCATCGCCTCGGGCACGGTCAGCGCGATTCCTGATCCCAACGCCACACCGTACAGCGCACTCGACACCAGCGCCCTGACACCGACCGTGCCCGTCGGTCAGGTCATCGCAGGTCGCGCGCCGGGTGGGTGGCAACTCCCCGCGCCGCTAGGCGCTGGGCAAAGCGCCCTGGTCACCTTCGCCGCCGACCTGAACAACAGCACGCCGGTCAGCGACCCCTTCGACTTCAGCGTCATCGTGGCGGTGGGCCGGTTCACATGCTCGGTGGACAGCGTAACGGTGACACCCAACGCGCCGACTTTGGCCGTTGCGGGTACCACCACCTTCAAGGCGACGGTAACGACCACGCCCGCCGAGTGTGCTACGACCGTGAGGTTTGCCAGCAGTGACCCCAGTGTGGCGACCATCGATCCGGCGACTGGGGTGGCGACCGGCGTGAAGGTGGGCACAACGCAGATCACGGCGAGCGTAGATCTGGGGAGCGGCGCGGCTGTGGTGACGAGCGCGGCTACGGCGCTGACGGTGAACAACCCGGACTTCAGTTTGGCGCTTGACCCCGGGAGCACAAGCTCTTATACCATTCCCTACAACACATCCCGGACGATTACGCTCCCGCTTACCCTGTCACCCTCTGGGGGGTATAGCGGCATCCCCACCTTCACGGTAACGGCGGAGCCAGCGTTTCCGTTTCACACGGTCAGCGGCCTGACCGTCGTGCCGACAGGGGCACCAAATGCGTATCTAGTGCAGATCACGGCAAAATGCACCCTCAACGGAAATTGTACAAACCAGCTTACTGTGAACGTCAGAGGGCAAGACGGAGCCATCATCCGGACGAGCAACGCCGTGAGACTCAGGCTGAATTAA
- a CDS encoding helix-turn-helix transcriptional regulator, with amino-acid sequence MSDQSKLANRYDDLFFQAADHPSAPMLTREWLRLVRERQGLRQVDVATRLAALGPQAALSREHLSKLEGGKSSFSFLGFFQTDGVRQVLNVAQAEWDERMQQVSVPLQRRAP; translated from the coding sequence ATGTCTGATCAGTCCAAGTTGGCGAACAGGTACGACGATCTCTTTTTTCAGGCAGCCGACCACCCGAGTGCGCCTATGTTGACTCGGGAGTGGCTGCGCCTGGTGCGGGAGCGGCAAGGGTTACGGCAAGTGGATGTGGCGACACGCCTGGCCGCGCTTGGACCGCAGGCTGCGTTGAGCCGTGAGCACCTCTCCAAGCTGGAGGGTGGGAAGTCTTCCTTCTCCTTTCTGGGATTTTTCCAGACAGACGGTGTACGGCAGGTGCTGAACGTTGCTCAGGCCGAGTGGGATGAACGGATGCAACAGGTTTCTGTGCCGCTGCAAAGGCGCGCTCCTTGA
- a CDS encoding ParB/RepB/Spo0J family partition protein codes for MKNPLPLLSITVPEGTEAFLSLDDLQENAHGASNHLKATLRATGQRDPILVQRCPDGTYRIRDGNRRVAAARSLLWPDIRALVYEGLSEDAWALIVAGVHNRSENPVEEARLYQRLLHTLTIEGIAANTGVLVQVIRARVSLLALPDDILDLVGTRVLALSIAERAAKLQGPYLLEAIRQIRAQAQSDQAFTAKQLKDITVVRSAALGARLLAAAPPLPTLIPPADVLAVEVRELCERRNIPVADLLQVLGQTSTPVATSAPSSRGSAARAHLNTCYFQGNIPSPHHH; via the coding sequence ATGAAAAACCCGCTGCCCCTGCTCAGCATCACGGTCCCCGAGGGCACCGAAGCCTTCCTCTCCCTCGACGATCTCCAGGAGAACGCGCATGGGGCGAGCAATCACCTGAAGGCCACCCTGCGCGCGACCGGCCAGCGCGATCCTATCCTCGTGCAGCGCTGCCCGGATGGGACGTACCGCATCCGCGACGGCAATCGCCGCGTGGCGGCCGCTCGCAGCCTCCTGTGGCCGGACATTCGCGCCCTGGTCTACGAAGGGCTCAGCGAGGATGCCTGGGCCCTGATCGTCGCCGGGGTGCACAACCGCAGCGAGAATCCCGTCGAGGAAGCCCGGCTGTACCAGCGCCTCCTGCACACGCTGACCATTGAGGGCATTGCCGCGAATACGGGCGTCCTGGTCCAGGTCATTCGTGCTCGGGTGAGCTTACTGGCCCTGCCGGACGACATCCTCGACCTCGTCGGGACGCGGGTGTTGGCCCTGAGCATCGCCGAGCGGGCGGCCAAGCTCCAAGGGCCCTACCTCCTCGAGGCCATTCGGCAGATCCGGGCGCAGGCCCAGAGCGACCAAGCCTTTACAGCCAAGCAGCTCAAGGACATCACGGTGGTGCGGTCAGCCGCGCTGGGCGCGCGACTCCTCGCAGCGGCACCCCCGCTTCCCACACTGATTCCGCCGGCGGACGTGCTGGCCGTGGAGGTGCGGGAGTTGTGTGAGCGGCGCAATATCCCGGTGGCCGACCTGCTCCAGGTGCTAGGCCAGACCTCCACCCCGGTGGCGACGTCGGCGCCGAGTTCTCGTGGGAGCGCCGCTCGGGCGCACTTGAACACGTGCTATTTCCAAGGGAACATCCCAAGTCCCCACCACCACTAG